A genomic region of Glycine max cultivar Williams 82 chromosome 15, Glycine_max_v4.0, whole genome shotgun sequence contains the following coding sequences:
- the LOC100811188 gene encoding probable receptor-like protein kinase At1g80640 isoform X2, which yields MNLLVLFLPIWVLSISFSSPTLLAASSISLSQNAQAESPGIQEVRTVHHQNLNKRILIALVACSTLLGGVFLFLLYVWFRRHKNLRCSKSISQETIETAKGETISSVNAKLNYSRMADKRSSVAIFDYQLLEAATNSFSTSNIMGESGSRIVYRARFDEHFQAAVKKAESDADREFENEVSWLSKIRHQNIIKLMGYCIHGESRFLVYELMENGSLETQLHGPNWGSSLTWHLRLRIAVDVARALEYLHEHNNPPVVHRDLKCSNVLLDSNFNAKLSDFGFAVVSGMQHKNIKMSGTLGYVAPEYISHGKLTDKSDVYAFGVVLLELLTGKKPMENMTSNQYQSLVSWAMPQLTDRSKLPSILDPVIRDTMDLKHLYQVAAVAVLCVQSEPSYRPLITDVLHSLIPLVPVELGGSLRVTEPISSENSH from the exons ATGAATCTTCTTGTTCTGTTCCTGCCTATTTGGGTGTTAAGCATTTCTTTTTCCTCACCAACTCTTCTTGCTGCTTCCTCCATTTCTCTTTCTCAAAATGCACAAGCTGAATCTCCAG GAATTCAGGAGGTTAGAACAGTGCATCACCAGAATTTGAATAAGAGAATTCTAATCGCACTAGTTGCTTGTTCTACTCTTCTTGGTGGAGTCTTCCTATTCTTGTTATATGTCTGGTTCCGTCGACATAAAAACTTAAGATGCTCCAAAAGTATAAGCCAAGAAACCATTG AGACTGCAAAAGGGGAAACCATAAGCTCGGTTAATGCTAAACTGAACTACTCTAGGATGGCAGATAAAAGGAGTTCAGTTGCCATTTTTGACTATCAGCTGTTAGAGGCTGCAACAAACAGCTTTAGCACAAGTAATATTATGGGTGAGAGTGGTTCTAGAATTGTTTACAGAGCTCGTTTTGATGAACATTTCCAGGCAGCTGTGAAGAAAGCAGAGAGTGATGCTGATAGAGAATTTGAG AATGAAGTGAGTTGGTTGAGCAAGATACGGcatcaaaatatcataaaacTTATGGGTTATTGTATTCATGGTGAATCGAGGTTTCTTGTTTATGAATTGATGGAGAATGGATCTCTGGAAACTCAATTGCATG GGCCTAATTGGGGGTCATCTTTAACTTGGCATCTCAGGTTAAGAATTGCTGTTGACGTTGCCAG AGCATTAGAATATCTCCACGAGCACAACAATCCTCCTGTGGTTCATAGAGACTTAAAATGCTCTAAtgttcttctggattctaactTTAATGCCAAG TTATCAGATTTTGGATTTGCTGTGGTTTCGGGAATGCAACACAAGAACATTAAGATGTCAGGAACTTTAGGATATGTGGCTCCTGAGTACATATCACATG GTAAACTAACTGATAAGAGCGATGTCTATGCTTTTGGGGTTGTCCTTCTAGAACTCCTAACCGGGAAAAAACCCATGGAGAACATGACCTCGAACCAATATCAATCCCTTGTATCATGG GCCATGCCTCAGCTAACCGACAGATCCAAGCTTCCTAGTATTCTGGATCCTGTTATCAGAGACACAATGGACTTGAAGCATTTGTATCAG GTTGCTGCAGTGGCTGTACTCTGCGTGCAATCAGAACCAAGTTATAGGCCACTAATAACAGATGTGTTACACTCTCTTATCCCTTTGGTACCCGTTGAGCTTGGAGGGTCACTTAGAGTTACAGAACCAATCAGCTCAGAGAACTCTCATTGA
- the LOC100811188 gene encoding probable receptor-like protein kinase At1g80640 isoform X1, with the protein MNLLVLFLPIWVLSISFSSPTLLAASSISLSQNAQAESPGIQEVRTVHHQNLNKRILIALVACSTLLGGVFLFLLYVWFRRHKNLRCSKSISQETIETAKGETISSVNAKLNYSRMADKRSSVAIFDYQLLEAATNSFSTSNIMGESGSRIVYRARFDEHFQAAVKKAESDADREFELLHPKLQNEVSWLSKIRHQNIIKLMGYCIHGESRFLVYELMENGSLETQLHGPNWGSSLTWHLRLRIAVDVARALEYLHEHNNPPVVHRDLKCSNVLLDSNFNAKLSDFGFAVVSGMQHKNIKMSGTLGYVAPEYISHGKLTDKSDVYAFGVVLLELLTGKKPMENMTSNQYQSLVSWAMPQLTDRSKLPSILDPVIRDTMDLKHLYQVAAVAVLCVQSEPSYRPLITDVLHSLIPLVPVELGGSLRVTEPISSENSH; encoded by the exons ATGAATCTTCTTGTTCTGTTCCTGCCTATTTGGGTGTTAAGCATTTCTTTTTCCTCACCAACTCTTCTTGCTGCTTCCTCCATTTCTCTTTCTCAAAATGCACAAGCTGAATCTCCAG GAATTCAGGAGGTTAGAACAGTGCATCACCAGAATTTGAATAAGAGAATTCTAATCGCACTAGTTGCTTGTTCTACTCTTCTTGGTGGAGTCTTCCTATTCTTGTTATATGTCTGGTTCCGTCGACATAAAAACTTAAGATGCTCCAAAAGTATAAGCCAAGAAACCATTG AGACTGCAAAAGGGGAAACCATAAGCTCGGTTAATGCTAAACTGAACTACTCTAGGATGGCAGATAAAAGGAGTTCAGTTGCCATTTTTGACTATCAGCTGTTAGAGGCTGCAACAAACAGCTTTAGCACAAGTAATATTATGGGTGAGAGTGGTTCTAGAATTGTTTACAGAGCTCGTTTTGATGAACATTTCCAGGCAGCTGTGAAGAAAGCAGAGAGTGATGCTGATAGAGAATTTGAG TTATTGCACCCAAAATTGCAGAATGAAGTGAGTTGGTTGAGCAAGATACGGcatcaaaatatcataaaacTTATGGGTTATTGTATTCATGGTGAATCGAGGTTTCTTGTTTATGAATTGATGGAGAATGGATCTCTGGAAACTCAATTGCATG GGCCTAATTGGGGGTCATCTTTAACTTGGCATCTCAGGTTAAGAATTGCTGTTGACGTTGCCAG AGCATTAGAATATCTCCACGAGCACAACAATCCTCCTGTGGTTCATAGAGACTTAAAATGCTCTAAtgttcttctggattctaactTTAATGCCAAG TTATCAGATTTTGGATTTGCTGTGGTTTCGGGAATGCAACACAAGAACATTAAGATGTCAGGAACTTTAGGATATGTGGCTCCTGAGTACATATCACATG GTAAACTAACTGATAAGAGCGATGTCTATGCTTTTGGGGTTGTCCTTCTAGAACTCCTAACCGGGAAAAAACCCATGGAGAACATGACCTCGAACCAATATCAATCCCTTGTATCATGG GCCATGCCTCAGCTAACCGACAGATCCAAGCTTCCTAGTATTCTGGATCCTGTTATCAGAGACACAATGGACTTGAAGCATTTGTATCAG GTTGCTGCAGTGGCTGTACTCTGCGTGCAATCAGAACCAAGTTATAGGCCACTAATAACAGATGTGTTACACTCTCTTATCCCTTTGGTACCCGTTGAGCTTGGAGGGTCACTTAGAGTTACAGAACCAATCAGCTCAGAGAACTCTCATTGA